From the Nonlabens marinus S1-08 genome, one window contains:
- a CDS encoding porin family protein → MKYLAFLLLLCGAFSQAQRADVPRDQNAIPDVVDSLYREDQFYLGLAFNLVTNDPSAFSQNGFSGGLNAGFIRDMPINDRRNVAIGVGLGLSTNTYNSNLFVGELEGERTIFQVLDNQTEYQSNRFNTNLVELPVQFRWRTSTATTTNFWRIYTGFKLGYLFHFKSTFKQDGITLKQTEVAELNRLRYVGTLTIGNGSFNAFVHYNLNTLFNDKAITTDGEQVGLQPIKFGVEFYFL, encoded by the coding sequence ATGAAATATCTTGCCTTTTTGCTTTTATTATGTGGTGCTTTTTCACAAGCACAAAGGGCTGATGTGCCTCGAGATCAAAATGCTATTCCTGATGTCGTTGACAGCCTGTACAGAGAGGATCAATTTTATCTAGGTCTTGCTTTCAATCTTGTTACAAATGACCCGTCTGCTTTTTCTCAAAATGGATTTTCTGGTGGACTTAATGCAGGATTCATTAGAGATATGCCAATCAATGATAGGCGCAACGTGGCTATAGGAGTAGGCTTAGGCTTATCAACGAACACTTATAATTCCAACTTGTTCGTAGGTGAATTGGAAGGGGAGCGAACCATATTTCAAGTATTGGACAATCAAACCGAATATCAATCCAATAGATTTAATACCAATCTAGTGGAGTTGCCTGTGCAATTCCGTTGGCGTACTTCCACTGCTACCACCACTAATTTCTGGCGTATTTACACAGGTTTTAAATTGGGGTACCTATTTCATTTCAAGTCTACCTTCAAACAAGATGGAATTACCTTAAAACAGACAGAAGTTGCTGAGTTAAACAGATTGAGGTATGTAGGAACATTGACTATAGGTAACGGAAGTTTCAATGCCTTTGTCCACTACAATCTGAACACCTTGTTCAATGACAAGGCCATCACTACTGATGGAGAACAAGTAGGTCTACAGCCTATAAAATTTGGTGTCGAGTTTTACTTCCTTTAA
- a CDS encoding ExbD/TolR family protein, which yields MSKFKKQKSGDLPAISTASLPDIVFMLLFFFMVATVMREDELMIENRLPTANQVEKLESKNKLIYIYIGKPSPQYQKTFGTTDVIQLGDKISSVSEVQTYVNTKRNAMPEDIQDEMMVSLKVDSSSKVGQLTDVKQELRDAMALKINYTAKKGDPMRNVKQ from the coding sequence ATGTCAAAGTTTAAGAAACAAAAAAGTGGTGATTTACCTGCGATATCTACGGCATCCTTGCCAGATATTGTATTCATGCTGCTTTTCTTCTTTATGGTTGCGACCGTAATGAGGGAAGATGAATTGATGATTGAAAATCGACTACCTACTGCAAACCAAGTTGAAAAACTGGAGAGCAAAAACAAATTGATCTATATCTACATAGGGAAACCTAGTCCACAGTATCAAAAGACTTTTGGTACAACTGATGTGATCCAGCTGGGCGATAAGATTTCTAGTGTGTCTGAAGTTCAAACTTACGTCAATACAAAGCGTAACGCTATGCCTGAAGATATTCAAGACGAAATGATGGTTTCTTTGAAAGTGGATAGCAGTTCAAAAGTTGGTCAATTGACTGATGTAAAACAAGAGTTACGCGATGCTATGGCATTGAAGATTAACTACACTGCGAAAAAGGGTGATCCTATGCGTAATGTAAAGCAATAG
- a CDS encoding ExbD/TolR family protein has product MAKRSAPEVNAGSMADIAFLLLIFFLVTTTIEVDSGIQSKLPPPVPDEVEPPPIKQKNIFQVLVNQNNQLLVEDELMEIKDLTEAAVAFLDNGGGEGPAACAYCRGDRDPASSDNPDKAVISLVNDRQATYNMYVTVYNELVRAYTILRNREAELRYNETFEKMYMRYKEWPETEKETPEYEKLGKQVDEIRDLYPLKLSEAEPQEG; this is encoded by the coding sequence ATGGCTAAAAGATCTGCACCTGAAGTAAATGCTGGATCTATGGCAGATATCGCATTTCTTCTTCTTATATTTTTCTTGGTCACCACGACCATTGAAGTAGATAGTGGTATTCAAAGTAAATTGCCACCACCGGTGCCGGACGAGGTTGAGCCGCCACCGATCAAGCAAAAGAATATTTTTCAGGTTCTTGTGAACCAGAACAATCAATTGCTTGTAGAAGATGAATTGATGGAGATCAAAGATCTTACAGAAGCTGCTGTTGCCTTTCTAGACAATGGTGGTGGAGAAGGTCCTGCTGCTTGTGCGTATTGCCGAGGAGATAGAGATCCTGCCAGTTCTGATAACCCTGATAAAGCGGTAATCTCACTAGTGAATGACAGACAGGCTACTTACAATATGTATGTAACTGTTTACAATGAACTTGTAAGAGCTTACACAATTTTACGTAACCGTGAGGCAGAACTTCGTTACAACGAGACTTTCGAAAAGATGTATATGCGCTATAAAGAATGGCCAGAGACTGAAAAGGAAACTCCAGAGTACGAAAAACTTGGAAAGCAAGTAGATGAAATCCGTGATTTGTATCCACTGAAACTTTCTGAAGCTGAACCACAAGAAGGATAA
- a CDS encoding MotA/TolQ/ExbB proton channel family protein: protein MKRSLSILFMAVVMILGMSSTATATTTTNAAVATIVTAQDDAEPEVETTVSFHQELKKRFIEGGPLFMSIVLVCLILGLAIAIERIIYLNLSTTNSKKLAADVEEALKSGGVEAAKDVCRNTKGPVASIYYQGLDRADESVEAAEKAVVAYGGVQMGQLEKNVSWVSLFIALAPMLGFMGTVIGMIKSFDSIAEAGTMEPALVATGIKVALLTTVFGLIVAIILQIFYNYIVAKIDSIVNDMEDASITLIDILVDYKNGKL from the coding sequence ATGAAACGATCACTTTCAATTTTGTTCATGGCAGTTGTAATGATATTAGGTATGTCATCTACTGCAACAGCAACAACTACAACTAACGCAGCAGTTGCTACTATCGTTACTGCTCAAGACGACGCAGAGCCTGAAGTAGAAACTACTGTAAGCTTTCACCAAGAACTAAAAAAACGATTTATCGAGGGTGGACCTTTATTTATGTCCATTGTACTTGTATGTTTGATTTTAGGATTGGCTATTGCTATAGAAAGAATTATCTACTTAAACCTGTCAACTACTAACTCTAAGAAACTTGCTGCTGATGTAGAAGAAGCTCTTAAAAGTGGTGGTGTAGAGGCTGCAAAAGATGTATGTCGTAATACAAAAGGCCCTGTGGCTTCTATCTATTATCAAGGTCTTGATAGAGCAGATGAAAGCGTTGAGGCTGCTGAAAAAGCGGTTGTCGCTTATGGTGGTGTTCAAATGGGACAATTAGAAAAGAACGTATCTTGGGTTTCCTTATTTATCGCTCTTGCTCCTATGCTTGGGTTTATGGGTACGGTAATCGGGATGATCAAGTCATTTGATAGTATTGCTGAAGCTGGTACTATGGAACCTGCACTTGTAGCAACTGGTATTAAAGTAGCACTTCTTACAACGGTATTCGGTTTGATCGTAGCGATCATCCTTCAAATCTTTTATAACTACATCGTAGCTAAAATCGATAGTATCGTTAACGACATGGAAGATGCATCTATTACTCTTATCGATATTCTTGTAGATTACAAGAACGGTAAGCTGTAA
- a CDS encoding VIT1/CCC1 transporter family protein — protein sequence MNRERHYGNRSNWLRAAVLGANDGILSTASIVIGVAAASATKDPILLSGLAGLVAGALSMAAGEYVSVSSQSDLEEADLKREEKELTETPQAELQELAHIYESRGLDNVLALQVAKQLTAHNALEAHARDELGITDMTKANPLQAALSSGASFVFGGALPVIVAFLAPVDQMEIYQYLTALLFLILLGFLSGKVGGSSKRKAVLRIVLGGTIAMGITAGIGYLFGVGMI from the coding sequence ATGAATAGAGAACGGCATTACGGGAATAGAAGCAACTGGTTGAGAGCGGCAGTTCTAGGTGCAAATGATGGAATCCTTTCTACCGCTAGCATCGTTATAGGGGTTGCAGCTGCAAGTGCCACTAAGGATCCCATCCTGCTCTCTGGACTAGCGGGTCTGGTGGCTGGCGCTCTTTCTATGGCTGCAGGAGAATATGTGTCTGTAAGCTCGCAAAGTGATCTTGAAGAAGCTGATTTAAAACGGGAAGAAAAAGAGCTCACAGAAACCCCTCAAGCTGAACTGCAAGAACTTGCTCATATCTATGAAAGTCGCGGTTTAGACAATGTTCTCGCTCTACAAGTGGCTAAGCAACTTACAGCTCACAATGCACTGGAAGCTCATGCACGTGATGAGCTAGGCATTACTGATATGACTAAAGCCAATCCTCTACAAGCAGCTCTATCTTCTGGAGCGTCCTTTGTTTTTGGAGGGGCCTTACCTGTAATCGTTGCATTTCTAGCTCCTGTGGATCAAATGGAAATCTATCAATACCTCACTGCACTGCTGTTTCTCATTCTACTAGGCTTTCTATCTGGAAAAGTAGGTGGCTCTAGCAAGCGTAAGGCGGTATTGCGCATCGTTCTAGGTGGAACAATTGCTATGGGCATCACTGCTGGGATAGGTTACTTATTTGGAGTAGGTATGATTTAA